One part of the Pyrinomonadaceae bacterium genome encodes these proteins:
- a CDS encoding cytochrome b N-terminal domain-containing protein, translated as MDEPKDAEEPKQLTGEKPNAGLVTRAKDSAVALKDRALEEAKEYKDPQQTQVWKSIFRVSHERSDPRNRSLAILSNVFLHLHPAKINRDAVRYGYTWGMGGITFYLFIVLTFTGVLLMFYYHPTKGDAFKDILYLAHDVPFGKLLRNMHRWAAHLMVITTWLHMFRVVLTGSYKKPREFNWCVGVVLLVLTLLLSFTGYLLPDDQLGFWAVTVGTNMARATPMLGSEGPFGPQLGLTPYNDVRFGLLGGSIVDSNALLRAYIWHCIGIPLVASIFMAVHFWRIRKDGGISGPAPMMLESEMKAVKKK; from the coding sequence ATGGACGAGCCGAAAGACGCAGAGGAACCGAAACAGCTAACCGGCGAGAAGCCCAACGCCGGGCTGGTGACGCGCGCGAAAGATTCGGCCGTCGCTTTGAAGGACCGCGCGCTGGAAGAGGCGAAAGAATACAAAGACCCGCAGCAGACCCAGGTATGGAAATCGATCTTTCGTGTTTCGCACGAACGATCCGATCCGCGCAATCGTTCGCTGGCAATCCTTTCAAACGTCTTTCTCCACCTGCATCCGGCAAAGATCAACCGCGACGCAGTGCGATACGGATACACGTGGGGGATGGGCGGCATCACGTTCTACCTCTTCATCGTCCTGACGTTCACCGGCGTGCTGCTCATGTTCTATTACCACCCAACCAAGGGTGATGCCTTTAAAGACATTCTGTACCTTGCGCACGACGTCCCATTCGGAAAGCTCCTGCGCAACATGCATCGTTGGGCGGCGCACCTGATGGTGATCACGACGTGGCTGCACATGTTCCGCGTGGTGCTGACCGGATCGTACAAAAAGCCGCGCGAGTTCAACTGGTGCGTGGGCGTAGTTCTGTTGGTGCTGACACTCTTGCTCTCGTTTACTGGGTATCTGCTGCCAGACGATCAACTCGGATTCTGGGCGGTGACGGTGGGAACGAACATGGCGCGCGCGACACCCATGCTGGGAAGTGAGGGGCCATTCGGCCCGCAACTCGGTCTGACGCCATACAACGACGTGCGGTTCGGATTGCTGGGCGGATCGATCGTCGATTCGAACGCGTTGCTGCGCGCGTACATCTGGCATTGCATCGGAATTCCGCTGGTCGCATCGATATTCATGGCCGTTCATTTCTGGCGGATACGTAAAGACGGCGGCATCAGCGGCCCGGCGCCGATGATGCTCGAGTCGGAAATGAAAGCAGTGAAGAAAAAATAG
- a CDS encoding Rieske 2Fe-2S domain-containing protein, protein MDTNPNTESIAVPEKPAGPPMPPPARGAATPVAKAAAKPAVVDSTSEPPVNKTRRRIVWYSVAGFLTTCFLMFVRFFLPRSITEPASTFKIGFPGDYALGVDTKWQQQYRIWVTKTSDRLFVINAVCTHLGCTPDWKASENKFKCPCHGSGYDIEAINFEGPAPRPMDRAHVELDAEGQIVVNKSRLYLWEKGGVNHFNDEGAYIPL, encoded by the coding sequence GTGGATACTAATCCAAACACCGAATCTATAGCGGTACCTGAGAAGCCCGCCGGACCCCCAATGCCGCCGCCGGCGCGTGGGGCCGCGACACCTGTCGCTAAGGCCGCAGCCAAACCGGCGGTTGTCGATTCCACGTCGGAACCTCCCGTCAACAAAACTCGTCGCCGGATAGTCTGGTACAGCGTTGCCGGATTTTTAACGACCTGTTTCCTGATGTTCGTGCGCTTTTTCCTGCCGCGCTCGATCACTGAACCGGCCAGCACTTTCAAAATTGGTTTTCCCGGCGACTACGCGTTAGGCGTCGATACGAAATGGCAGCAACAGTACCGCATCTGGGTGACCAAGACATCGGATCGACTATTCGTGATTAATGCGGTTTGCACGCATTTGGGTTGTACACCGGACTGGAAAGCCAGCGAGAACAAATTCAAGTGCCCCTGCCACGGCAGTGGTTACGACATCGAGGCGATCAACTTCGAAGGTCCTGCGCCGCGGCCAATGGATCGCGCGCACGTAGAACTGGATGCGGAAGGGCAGATCGTGGTGAATAAGAGTCGCCTTTACCTGTGGGAGAAGGGCGGCGTGAACCATTTTAACGATGAGGGAGCTTACATCCCGCTCTAA
- a CDS encoding glutaredoxin family protein — MSVQVILYSKPGCHLCELMKQEMAKADCAELYKLAEINIESDAELFARYRDEIPVLLIDGVEAFRHRLTADSFRAYLKNRAR; from the coding sequence GTGAGTGTTCAAGTCATCCTGTACAGCAAACCCGGCTGTCACCTTTGTGAATTGATGAAGCAAGAGATGGCGAAAGCCGACTGCGCCGAGCTGTATAAACTCGCGGAGATCAATATTGAGAGCGACGCCGAACTGTTTGCCCGTTACCGCGATGAGATCCCTGTTCTTTTGATCGACGGGGTTGAAGCCTTTCGGCATCGTCTGACGGCTGATTCTTTTCGTGCATACCTAAAGAACCGCGCCCGATGA
- the ccmA gene encoding cytochrome c biogenesis heme-transporting ATPase CcmA encodes MLEAINLTCVRGERPLFRDVNFTLAPGGLLELRGPNGGGKTSLLRILCGLATPADGEVRWNGTNIRRLREEYFGSLAYVAHLNGVKDELTALENLLAARRVAGHELTREEGEATLERAGLINQRHLATRVLSAGQRRRLALARLLTSGAKLWLLDEVLTSLDDSGVELVRKLITEHLDGGGLALVATHQELGLSPPGSQTINLANPPNINASRMAALPALSG; translated from the coding sequence ATGCTGGAAGCGATCAACCTGACCTGTGTCCGTGGCGAGCGGCCTCTATTTCGAGATGTGAATTTCACGCTCGCGCCGGGTGGTCTGTTGGAACTTCGCGGTCCCAATGGAGGCGGAAAGACGAGTCTGCTGCGGATTCTCTGCGGCCTGGCGACGCCGGCCGACGGCGAAGTGCGCTGGAACGGCACGAATATTCGGAGACTGCGCGAGGAATATTTTGGGTCGCTGGCGTACGTCGCACATCTGAACGGCGTCAAGGATGAGCTGACCGCGCTTGAGAACCTGCTTGCAGCACGACGTGTCGCGGGTCACGAATTAACCCGGGAAGAAGGCGAAGCCACGTTGGAACGCGCGGGTTTGATCAATCAACGCCATCTGGCGACGCGCGTTTTATCGGCGGGCCAGCGACGGCGACTGGCATTAGCCCGGTTGCTTACATCGGGCGCGAAGCTTTGGCTGCTCGACGAGGTGCTGACGTCACTCGATGACTCGGGCGTTGAGCTTGTTCGCAAACTGATCACAGAACACCTCGACGGCGGCGGACTCGCCCTCGTTGCCACCCATCAAGAGCTGGGCCTATCGCCGCCGGGTTCGCAGACGATTAATCTTGCGAACCCTCCGAACATTAATGCATCAAGGATGGCCGCGCTCCCAGCGCTCTCAGGATGA
- the ccmB gene encoding heme exporter protein CcmB — protein MFRWVVWRDLLLAWRRRSDVLATLFFFIIVVSLFPLGIGPEQQLLRTIAPGVVWVAALLASMLALGRTFGNDYQDGTLEQLMLTPQPLYLIVLAKVLAQWLVSEVPLVLVAPVLGLQFGLSQNTLAVMTVSLLLGTPVLSLVGSIGAALTLGLRSANVLVALLVLPLYIPVLIFGAGAIEATVSGAEAQPYLLLLGATLVLALTLAPWATAAALRISVE, from the coding sequence ATGTTTCGTTGGGTCGTCTGGCGCGACCTGCTACTGGCTTGGCGACGGCGAAGCGATGTGCTGGCCACCCTGTTCTTTTTCATCATCGTAGTGAGTCTTTTTCCGCTCGGCATTGGACCCGAACAGCAGCTGCTGCGCACCATCGCGCCCGGAGTCGTTTGGGTGGCCGCACTGCTCGCTTCGATGCTCGCGCTGGGTCGAACATTCGGGAATGATTATCAGGACGGCACGCTTGAGCAGCTCATGCTGACTCCGCAGCCGCTTTACCTGATAGTGCTGGCGAAGGTGCTGGCGCAGTGGCTGGTTTCCGAAGTGCCTTTGGTTTTAGTTGCGCCGGTGCTTGGACTTCAGTTCGGTCTGTCGCAGAATACGCTCGCGGTCATGACTGTGTCCCTGTTGTTGGGAACGCCGGTGCTAAGTCTCGTCGGCTCAATCGGGGCCGCCCTGACTTTAGGGTTACGCTCGGCAAACGTGCTGGTGGCTCTACTCGTACTGCCGCTTTATATTCCGGTGCTCATATTCGGCGCCGGCGCGATCGAAGCTACGGTGAGCGGAGCAGAGGCGCAACCATACCTATTATTATTAGGAGCAACGCTGGTTCTGGCTTTGACGTTGGCACCCTGGGCAACCGCGGCGGCGCTTCGCATATCTGTGGAATAG
- the ccmC gene encoding heme ABC transporter permease CcmC has product MSKSRINWYRYAAPANFYPLAGMALPWFMGLAIILFAVGLYIGFFVAPPDFQQGNSYRIIFIHVPAAWMGMLLYVLLAIYAAIGWAFNARLASMMATAIAPTGAIFTFIALVTGALWGRPAWGVYWVWDARMTSTLILMFLYIGFISLQSSIDDTRRADRAGAVLAIVGVINVPIIYFSVQWWNTLHQGATIRLGSRPSMAPIMLAAMLIMTAACWMYSIAVVLARVRTIILERESEAPWLAEASSTLPGNYAVE; this is encoded by the coding sequence ATGAGCAAATCACGAATCAATTGGTACAGGTATGCGGCTCCCGCGAACTTTTATCCGCTGGCCGGCATGGCGTTGCCGTGGTTTATGGGCCTCGCGATCATTCTGTTTGCAGTCGGTCTGTACATTGGTTTCTTTGTTGCGCCGCCTGATTTTCAGCAAGGCAACTCGTATCGAATCATCTTTATTCACGTGCCGGCCGCATGGATGGGAATGCTGCTCTACGTCCTGCTGGCGATTTACGCGGCCATCGGTTGGGCCTTCAATGCGCGGCTAGCGTCGATGATGGCGACAGCGATTGCGCCCACGGGAGCAATCTTCACGTTCATCGCGCTAGTGACCGGAGCGCTGTGGGGCAGACCCGCGTGGGGCGTCTACTGGGTTTGGGACGCGCGCATGACTTCAACGCTCATCCTGATGTTCCTGTACATTGGTTTCATTTCGCTGCAGTCATCAATAGATGACACGCGGCGAGCCGATCGCGCCGGGGCGGTACTGGCAATCGTCGGCGTCATCAACGTGCCGATCATTTATTTTTCGGTGCAGTGGTGGAACACTCTGCACCAGGGCGCCACGATCCGTCTCGGCAGCCGGCCCTCGATGGCGCCAATCATGCTGGCGGCAATGTTAATAATGACTGCAGCCTGCTGGATGTATTCGATCGCCGTTGTGCTGGCGCGCGTGCGCACAATCATTTTGGAAAGAGAGAGCGAGGCGCCCTGGCTGGCCGAGGCGTCATCGACGCTACCAGGTAACTATGCAGTGGAATAG
- the ccmD gene encoding heme exporter protein CcmD: protein MQWNSLSEFINMGGYGFFVWGSYGVTFILLAAELIMLRARKKRLSEKAALRRKLETRNSELETAL, encoded by the coding sequence ATGCAGTGGAATAGCCTTTCTGAATTTATCAACATGGGTGGTTACGGGTTCTTCGTTTGGGGCTCGTATGGCGTGACTTTCATTCTGCTGGCCGCTGAACTCATCATGCTGCGCGCACGGAAAAAGCGACTTTCGGAAAAAGCGGCGCTGCGTCGTAAACTCGAAACGCGAAACTCAGAACTCGAAACGGCTTTATAA
- the ccmE gene encoding cytochrome c maturation protein CcmE — MKTRHKRIIFICAALAAIGLATFLVLGAFRENLVFFFSPTQVAAKEVPVNKTFRIGGLVGEGTLKKDPDGLTIRFTVTDMTHSIPVVYKGILPDLFKEGKGCVAQGRMNTDGVFYADQIMAKHDENYMPPEAAEALDKAKQNEKIQQHTKDAAKTLSK, encoded by the coding sequence ATGAAGACACGTCATAAACGAATCATTTTCATCTGTGCAGCTTTGGCCGCCATCGGTCTGGCCACATTCCTGGTGCTGGGCGCGTTCCGAGAGAACCTGGTCTTCTTCTTCAGCCCGACGCAGGTCGCCGCCAAAGAAGTTCCGGTCAACAAGACATTTCGCATTGGTGGACTGGTTGGTGAAGGAACTCTCAAGAAGGATCCGGACGGTTTGACGATTCGCTTCACGGTTACCGATATGACGCACAGCATTCCGGTCGTCTACAAAGGAATCCTCCCCGACCTTTTCAAAGAAGGTAAGGGTTGCGTGGCCCAGGGCCGGATGAACACGGACGGTGTGTTCTACGCCGATCAAATCATGGCAAAGCACGACGAGAACTACATGCCGCCCGAGGCGGCCGAAGCGCTCGACAAGGCGAAACAAAACGAAAAGATTCAGCAACACACGAAGGACGCCGCGAAGACTCTCTCAAAGTAA
- a CDS encoding heme lyase CcmF/NrfE family subunit translates to MIPEIGQFALILALAVSIVLAILPQIGAARSIPQMIAVAKPAAQVQFLFVLIAFTCLGYSFINNDFSVLNVATNSNSRLPLHYRLAATWGSHEGSLLLWTFMLTLWMAAVTLFSKHLPEKVVARVLAIMATISVGFLLFMLLTSNPFQRLFPAAADGRDLNPLLQDPAMVAHPPMLYMGYVGFSVVFAFAIAALIGGRLDATWARWSRPWTTVAWCFLTCGIALGSFWAYYELGWGGWWFWDPVENASFMPWLVGTALIHSLAVTEKRGGFKSWTVLMAIAAFSLSLLGTFLVRSGVLTSVHAFANDPKRGVFILGFLTLVIGGSLALYAWRARQVGLGAKFELLSRESLLLTNNVLLIVACGSVLLGTLYPLFMDALNLGKISVGPPYFNAVFVPLMAPALFLIGVGPIARWKQAKLPEMAVRLRWAFVVSLISAVAIPFLLGGWQWRASLGMLLAAWIVATVVQNIWTRVRTGSSELSLIDRIKAPSRGFYGMHLAHLGVAAFVAGVTVVTGYQTEKDVRMNIGEVVNAGGYEVRLENVTQLRGPNYQAVRADMQVSKNGEFIARLHPEKRAFTTAQSVTSEAAIDRSIFRDIYVSLGDQAEGGGWTVRVYHKPLVNWIWGGALLMAIGGAFAVTDRRYVLQARRQSETAKPSTAPAVATATTGASE, encoded by the coding sequence ATGATCCCTGAAATAGGTCAGTTCGCCTTAATCCTGGCGCTCGCGGTTTCGATTGTCCTCGCGATCCTCCCGCAGATCGGCGCGGCGCGCAGCATTCCGCAAATGATCGCGGTTGCGAAACCGGCGGCGCAGGTGCAGTTCCTGTTTGTGCTGATCGCCTTCACGTGTCTTGGATATTCATTCATCAATAATGACTTCTCGGTTCTCAACGTAGCCACTAATTCAAACTCACGACTGCCGCTGCACTATCGTCTCGCAGCTACCTGGGGTTCGCACGAAGGCTCACTGCTGCTTTGGACATTCATGCTCACCTTGTGGATGGCCGCAGTCACGCTGTTCAGCAAGCACCTGCCGGAGAAAGTTGTCGCTCGCGTGCTGGCAATCATGGCCACGATCAGCGTGGGCTTTCTGCTGTTCATGTTGCTGACCTCGAATCCGTTTCAGCGTTTGTTTCCGGCTGCCGCCGACGGTCGCGACTTGAATCCGCTGCTTCAGGATCCCGCGATGGTCGCTCACCCGCCGATGCTTTACATGGGTTATGTAGGCTTCTCGGTCGTATTCGCCTTCGCGATCGCGGCGCTAATCGGAGGCCGGCTCGATGCGACTTGGGCGCGTTGGTCGCGACCATGGACCACCGTCGCGTGGTGCTTTCTCACCTGCGGTATCGCGCTCGGAAGTTTTTGGGCTTACTACGAACTCGGTTGGGGCGGCTGGTGGTTTTGGGATCCGGTTGAGAACGCTTCGTTCATGCCGTGGTTAGTTGGCACTGCCCTGATCCACTCGCTGGCGGTCACGGAAAAGCGTGGGGGCTTTAAGAGTTGGACAGTACTAATGGCGATCGCTGCTTTTTCGTTGAGCCTGCTCGGCACATTTCTCGTTCGCTCAGGCGTGCTTACTTCCGTTCACGCATTCGCGAACGATCCAAAGCGCGGCGTTTTCATTCTCGGATTTCTTACGCTGGTAATCGGCGGTTCACTCGCGCTTTATGCATGGCGAGCCCGGCAAGTTGGACTGGGCGCGAAGTTCGAACTGCTTTCCCGTGAATCGCTTTTGCTGACGAACAACGTCTTGCTGATAGTTGCCTGCGGCTCGGTTTTGCTCGGCACTTTGTATCCGCTGTTCATGGACGCGCTCAACCTCGGCAAAATTTCGGTGGGCCCGCCGTACTTCAACGCGGTGTTCGTGCCGCTGATGGCGCCGGCATTGTTTTTGATTGGCGTCGGACCGATTGCGCGCTGGAAACAAGCGAAGCTCCCGGAGATGGCCGTGCGTCTGCGTTGGGCATTCGTCGTTAGTCTGATTTCAGCCGTGGCAATTCCCTTCCTCCTGGGTGGCTGGCAGTGGCGCGCGAGTCTCGGCATGCTGCTCGCCGCTTGGATTGTGGCGACCGTCGTTCAGAACATCTGGACCCGCGTTCGCACCGGTTCAAGCGAGTTAAGTCTCATCGATCGCATCAAGGCGCCGTCGCGCGGCTTCTACGGAATGCATCTCGCTCACCTCGGCGTCGCGGCGTTCGTCGCCGGGGTGACAGTCGTAACCGGCTATCAAACTGAGAAAGATGTGCGGATGAATATCGGCGAAGTCGTCAATGCCGGGGGCTACGAAGTTCGTCTCGAGAACGTTACCCAACTGCGCGGACCAAACTACCAGGCAGTACGCGCCGACATGCAGGTCTCGAAAAACGGCGAGTTCATCGCGAGGCTGCATCCCGAAAAACGTGCCTTTACCACGGCCCAGAGTGTTACTTCCGAGGCCGCTATCGACCGCAGCATCTTTCGAGACATCTACGTCTCGCTTGGCGATCAAGCCGAAGGCGGCGGTTGGACCGTACGCGTCTATCACAAGCCTCTCGTGAACTGGATTTGGGGTGGCGCACTATTGATGGCAATCGGCGGAGCGTTCGCGGTGACTGATCGCCGTTACGTGCTGCAGGCGCGCAGACAGAGTGAAACGGCGAAGCCATCAACGGCGCCGGCAGTCGCCACGGCGACCACAGGAGCGAGCGAGTAG
- a CDS encoding DsbE family thiol:disulfide interchange protein, whose product MKKLVFVPLVLFIVLVVFLLIGLRRDPREVPSPLVNKAAPAFQLPQLQDPTKTFSAQDMRGKVWLVNFWGTWCIACREEHPWLVEYAKANAVPIVGVDYKYSSDTSDERAAAVRWLAELGDPYSITVYDADGRTSIDFGVYGAPETFLIDKQGVIRFKQIGPLTPEVWQNKVLPMVKQLNQ is encoded by the coding sequence ATGAAAAAGCTTGTCTTCGTTCCCCTCGTGCTTTTCATCGTTCTGGTCGTCTTTCTATTGATTGGCCTGCGACGCGACCCACGAGAGGTACCGTCGCCGCTCGTCAACAAAGCCGCGCCGGCGTTTCAGTTGCCGCAACTTCAGGATCCGACGAAAACGTTTTCCGCTCAGGACATGCGCGGCAAAGTTTGGCTGGTGAATTTTTGGGGCACCTGGTGCATCGCGTGTCGTGAAGAACATCCCTGGCTGGTTGAGTACGCGAAAGCGAACGCCGTGCCGATTGTCGGCGTCGATTACAAGTACTCGAGCGACACAAGCGACGAACGGGCCGCGGCTGTGCGCTGGCTGGCCGAGCTTGGGGATCCTTACAGCATTACTGTTTACGACGCTGACGGCCGCACATCGATTGATTTCGGAGTCTATGGCGCGCCCGAAACGTTTCTGATCGACAAGCAGGGCGTCATTCGCTTTAAACAGATTGGGCCGTTGACCCCCGAAGTCTGGCAGAACAAGGTGCTACCGATGGTGAAGCAACTTAATCAATGA
- a CDS encoding cytochrome c-type biogenesis protein has translation MLLTMAWVSLLHAQVARPIEDPAIEARMKHLTKELRCLVCQNETLADSQAPLAEDLRREIREQIKAGKTDQEILAYATQRYGDFVLYNPPVKATTYLLWFGPFVLLVGGTAFLYRYVKRRRDLIKVEPLTADERSRAEKLLKET, from the coding sequence ATGCTGCTGACAATGGCCTGGGTTTCATTGCTTCATGCTCAGGTCGCGCGGCCGATCGAAGATCCGGCAATTGAAGCGCGGATGAAACATCTGACCAAGGAACTGCGCTGTTTAGTTTGTCAGAACGAAACACTCGCCGATTCGCAAGCGCCGCTGGCTGAAGACCTGCGCCGCGAGATTCGCGAACAGATCAAAGCCGGTAAGACCGATCAGGAGATTCTGGCTTACGCGACGCAACGTTATGGTGACTTCGTTTTGTACAACCCGCCCGTCAAAGCAACGACGTATTTGCTCTGGTTCGGTCCGTTCGTCTTGCTGGTAGGCGGAACAGCGTTTCTCTATCGCTACGTGAAACGACGGCGTGACTTAATTAAAGTGGAGCCGTTGACGGCGGACGAACGGTCACGGGCGGAAAAACTTCTGAAGGAGACCTGA
- the ccmI gene encoding c-type cytochrome biogenesis protein CcmI, whose amino-acid sequence MIIFWFICAMMVLLALWFVLPALLQTEPDAKTDDARAANLLVYKDQLREMAADLKSGLLSEAQYEQDKEELERRLLEDVGDGKAKPSSRQLRSRALAYSIAIAIPVAALAFYFAIGNPKAVEPNTVSPPMMRTR is encoded by the coding sequence ATGATCATCTTTTGGTTTATCTGCGCGATGATGGTTTTGCTGGCGCTGTGGTTTGTCCTGCCTGCGCTTTTGCAGACGGAACCGGACGCGAAAACTGACGATGCGCGCGCCGCGAACCTCCTCGTCTATAAGGATCAGCTCCGCGAAATGGCAGCCGATCTCAAGAGCGGTTTGCTTTCGGAAGCTCAATACGAACAAGACAAGGAAGAGTTAGAGCGCCGTCTCCTCGAAGACGTCGGTGATGGAAAAGCGAAGCCGTCTTCCAGGCAACTCCGCAGTCGCGCGCTTGCATACTCGATTGCGATCGCGATTCCGGTCGCGGCGCTTGCCTTCTATTTCGCGATTGGCAATCCGAAAGCTGTCGAGCCCAACACCGTTAGCCCGCCGATGATGCGCACTCGGTAA
- a CDS encoding tetratricopeptide repeat protein, producing the protein MTRENFLFAIIGVLLGFILGFMLHGVMSQRDAERASASTEQRQQLPTDHPPIDNAGSGNPQQTMEQVQQTIARARNNPKDFDAQIMAARLEYQIQQYDEAIKFLLTANQLRPDAYDVLVMLGEANMDAQHWDAAEKWYKAAQVKNSKDVAVAASLAFVGLQRGDVKAAERAIANLEKLSPDSPDLQNFKNKLNELKSGQSK; encoded by the coding sequence TTGACGAGAGAGAATTTCCTATTCGCAATCATCGGTGTGCTGCTGGGTTTTATTCTCGGTTTCATGCTGCATGGCGTCATGAGCCAGCGCGACGCCGAACGCGCGTCGGCTTCAACTGAACAGCGCCAGCAGTTGCCCACCGATCATCCGCCGATCGATAACGCCGGTTCCGGTAACCCGCAGCAAACGATGGAACAAGTGCAACAAACCATCGCGCGCGCGCGCAATAACCCGAAAGACTTCGACGCGCAGATTATGGCGGCGCGACTTGAGTACCAGATTCAGCAGTACGACGAAGCGATCAAGTTCCTGTTGACGGCGAATCAGCTGAGACCGGACGCCTATGACGTGCTCGTGATGTTGGGCGAGGCCAACATGGACGCCCAACACTGGGACGCGGCGGAAAAATGGTACAAGGCCGCGCAAGTGAAAAACTCAAAAGACGTCGCGGTCGCTGCCAGTCTGGCCTTTGTCGGCTTGCAAAGGGGCGATGTGAAAGCCGCGGAACGCGCAATCGCAAATCTCGAAAAACTCTCGCCTGACAGTCCGGATCTCCAAAACTTCAAGAACAAACTCAACGAGCTAAAGTCCGGTCAATCGAAATAG
- a CDS encoding GNAT family N-acetyltransferase, giving the protein MEMNEVRLETERLVLRWFREDDFDQYKRICADPEVMRFLGDGKPMTELQAWRHMAAIMGHWYFRGYGVWAVEEKATGTLVGRIGLMYPTGWPGFELGWTLARTSWGKGYATEGAQRVMEYVFTEMNRDHVISLIAPANVGSVRVAERLGETVEGETVVMGHHVLIYGIGRNEWRKRREAKV; this is encoded by the coding sequence ATGGAAATGAACGAAGTCAGACTGGAAACCGAGCGGCTGGTGCTGCGCTGGTTTCGCGAAGACGATTTCGATCAATACAAGCGCATCTGTGCTGATCCTGAGGTGATGCGGTTTCTTGGTGATGGGAAACCGATGACGGAACTCCAGGCGTGGCGCCACATGGCCGCGATCATGGGCCATTGGTACTTTCGCGGCTACGGCGTTTGGGCAGTCGAAGAGAAAGCGACCGGAACCTTAGTCGGCAGGATTGGTTTGATGTATCCGACAGGCTGGCCGGGATTCGAATTGGGTTGGACGCTCGCCCGCACCAGTTGGGGCAAAGGTTACGCGACTGAAGGCGCCCAGCGGGTGATGGAATATGTGTTCACAGAGATGAATCGCGATCACGTGATCAGCCTGATCGCTCCCGCGAACGTTGGCTCAGTCAGGGTCGCGGAACGTCTGGGCGAAACAGTGGAAGGTGAGACTGTGGTGATGGGCCATCACGTTCTGATATACGGCATCGGTCGTAACGAATGGAGGAAAAGACGTGAAGCAAAGGTTTAG
- a CDS encoding carboxypeptidase-like regulatory domain-containing protein encodes MSPADSSVWLNGESQKLDTSGTIVLTLPPMSYTITARHPGYGDAEQTVDLKAGDTSSLTLTLELLKATLTVQPTVDGTAIEVRNIDRNQHVGSYASAIEDVAFPPGEYEITVSRAGYAVVTRTVTLKPGGSLEIEPRLDALPPPRPPPRPVRPMTVRVETEGKYLIVYLSGSSPDDSTSIGTINVTASKLAPAFPEVRGNLGCAPCGVALIRVENVTEGSFIEAPGPSNQHSRIIVRIRPKDSKRPVRFAINWRSLEESQSPEASAVIIDATPEHKVTPASSEVARFAPAQRSVRVTIAIDKRVDVISAKAIDVRNYAEAFRRDRATANQPHPPKAIRLDFEQ; translated from the coding sequence GTGAGTCCGGCCGACAGCTCAGTTTGGCTGAATGGCGAATCGCAAAAACTAGATACCAGCGGAACCATTGTTCTCACACTGCCGCCGATGTCCTATACGATCACGGCGCGCCATCCAGGCTACGGGGATGCCGAGCAAACTGTCGATCTAAAGGCCGGCGACACTTCCTCGTTGACGCTGACACTTGAGCTCTTGAAGGCGACGCTGACCGTTCAGCCTACCGTGGACGGCACCGCCATCGAAGTTAGGAATATCGATCGGAACCAGCACGTGGGTTCGTATGCAAGCGCGATCGAAGATGTCGCTTTTCCACCAGGCGAGTATGAAATCACTGTCTCAAGAGCTGGCTATGCAGTTGTGACGCGTACCGTTACCTTAAAACCTGGGGGCAGTCTTGAGATCGAGCCCAGACTGGATGCTTTACCGCCGCCGCGACCGCCGCCTCGCCCGGTTCGTCCCATGACTGTGCGAGTGGAAACCGAAGGCAAATACCTGATCGTCTATTTGAGCGGTTCGTCTCCGGACGATTCGACGAGTATTGGCACGATAAACGTCACCGCAAGCAAATTGGCGCCGGCCTTTCCTGAGGTTCGCGGCAATCTGGGTTGTGCGCCGTGTGGCGTTGCGTTAATCAGGGTCGAGAATGTTACGGAAGGATCCTTTATCGAAGCTCCAGGGCCTTCAAATCAGCATTCGAGGATTATTGTCCGAATTCGCCCGAAAGACTCGAAGCGCCCGGTTCGTTTTGCGATCAATTGGAGGTCGCTGGAGGAATCTCAGTCGCCGGAAGCGAGCGCGGTCATAATTGACGCCACGCCCGAACATAAAGTGACACCAGCCAGTTCTGAGGTTGCTCGGTTCGCGCCAGCGCAACGCAGTGTTCGCGTCACCATTGCAATCGATAAACGCGTTGACGTGATCTCTGCTAAGGCGATCGACGTGCGCAATTACGCTGAGGCATTCCGCCGGGACAGAGCAACGGCAAATCAGCCTCACCCACCCAAAGCCATTCGTCTCGATTTTGAACAATGA